In a genomic window of Streptomyces sp. NBC_01231:
- a CDS encoding TetR/AcrR family transcriptional regulator C-terminal domain-containing protein, with protein MTAKATQNPIPSVWVRPQPRSDQPTLSRTTIVREAIGMLDAEGIEALSMRKLGARLNAGAASLYRHVATKDELLELAVDEVAAELHVPSADDRDDWRAAATEAARSFRTAALRHPWLPPVLGQVGLVYLGPHMTSFAERLAGLFTEAGLPEPSGAMDTVLSYVIGMSTTEAAWLSTVARSGETEADFVARLLPAAQEATAGPAHPAGPQEDFATAATDPAALREGKFTYGLEVVLDGLALRLPHRPERSG; from the coding sequence GTGACAGCCAAGGCGACGCAGAACCCGATCCCGTCCGTGTGGGTCCGCCCCCAGCCCAGGTCCGACCAGCCGACTCTCAGCCGAACGACGATCGTCCGCGAGGCGATCGGCATGCTGGACGCCGAGGGCATCGAGGCGCTGAGCATGCGCAAGCTGGGCGCCCGCCTGAACGCCGGCGCGGCCTCGCTCTACCGGCACGTGGCCACCAAGGACGAGCTGCTGGAACTCGCCGTGGACGAGGTCGCCGCCGAGCTCCACGTACCGTCCGCCGACGACCGGGACGACTGGCGGGCCGCCGCCACCGAGGCCGCCCGGTCGTTCCGCACGGCGGCGCTACGGCACCCCTGGCTGCCCCCGGTCCTCGGCCAGGTGGGCCTCGTCTATCTGGGCCCCCACATGACGTCGTTCGCCGAGCGGCTGGCCGGCCTGTTCACGGAGGCCGGGCTCCCCGAGCCGTCCGGGGCGATGGACACGGTTCTGTCGTACGTCATCGGCATGAGCACCACCGAGGCGGCCTGGCTGAGCACGGTGGCACGCTCCGGCGAGACCGAGGCGGACTTCGTGGCCCGACTGCTGCCCGCCGCCCAGGAGGCCACCGCCGGCCCCGCTCACCCCGCCGGCCCCCAGGAGGACTTCGCCACCGCGGCCACCGACCCGGCGGCGCTGCGGGAGGGGAAGTTCACCTACGGCCTGGAGGTCGTGCTGGACGGACTGGCGCTACGACTGCCGCACCGGCCGGAGAGGTCCGGCTAG
- a CDS encoding MFS transporter has product MEARNPRRWWILVVLCMSSLVLVIDSMALTVAVPAMTEDLGASAQDTQWILDSYILVFAGLLLTSGSLGDRFGRRKVMLIGLLLFGAASLAASFCGNPGEVIAVRVAMGVGGALIMPSTLSILITVFDEDERGRAMAAWGSVSMLGLVGSPVLGGVLIEHFSWQAIFLINVPVVALALLAGVTLMPESKAPWQKADPLGAVLSAAGMTALVWWIIELPEHGALGGRSGLTLAVAVVSLVGFVIWENVSKAPMVPLVLFKHRNFSGGSLSLALVQIGNGGLLLVLTQYLQFVLGYSAIEAGLAFLPLAVAALVGNGVGVKLAAKYGNRYVILAGMLAMVVCFVLMTTVDADSGFTVPALALGLLGLGAGLAMPAAVGALMSTIPEDKAGVGSALNDTIQQAGTALGIAILGSLLSSGFTSRMPADAPDEAKHSIAGALTVANGDTGLVRAAREAFTASMSTTFMVSAIGVLVAAVVATLVMRDDRTGGGDELDGDDKTGDKTGDEQAGASRAEPAGAGTESAKGAELVA; this is encoded by the coding sequence ATGGAAGCCCGCAACCCACGTCGTTGGTGGATCCTCGTCGTGCTCTGCATGAGCTCGCTGGTTCTGGTGATCGACAGCATGGCGCTGACCGTCGCGGTGCCCGCGATGACCGAGGATCTCGGGGCGAGCGCCCAGGACACCCAGTGGATCCTCGACTCCTACATCCTGGTCTTCGCGGGCCTCCTGCTCACCTCCGGCAGCCTGGGCGACCGCTTCGGCCGGCGGAAGGTGATGCTGATCGGCCTGCTGCTGTTCGGGGCGGCCTCCTTGGCGGCGTCCTTCTGCGGCAACCCCGGCGAGGTGATCGCCGTACGCGTCGCGATGGGGGTCGGCGGCGCGCTGATCATGCCCTCCACGCTGTCCATCCTCATCACCGTCTTCGACGAGGACGAGCGCGGCAGGGCGATGGCGGCCTGGGGTTCGGTGTCGATGCTGGGGCTGGTGGGCAGTCCGGTTCTGGGCGGCGTCCTGATCGAGCACTTCTCCTGGCAGGCGATCTTCCTCATCAACGTGCCCGTCGTCGCCCTGGCCCTGCTCGCCGGTGTGACCCTCATGCCGGAGTCGAAGGCGCCCTGGCAGAAGGCGGACCCGCTGGGCGCGGTCCTGTCCGCGGCCGGGATGACCGCGCTGGTGTGGTGGATCATCGAACTCCCGGAGCACGGCGCCCTCGGCGGCCGCTCGGGCCTCACGTTGGCGGTGGCGGTCGTGTCCCTGGTCGGATTCGTGATCTGGGAGAACGTCAGCAAGGCCCCGATGGTCCCGCTGGTCCTCTTCAAGCACCGCAACTTCAGCGGCGGTTCGCTGTCCCTGGCCCTCGTCCAGATCGGCAACGGCGGTCTGCTGCTCGTCCTCACCCAGTACCTGCAGTTCGTGCTCGGCTACTCGGCGATCGAGGCCGGTCTGGCCTTCCTGCCCCTGGCGGTCGCGGCGCTGGTCGGCAACGGGGTGGGCGTCAAGCTGGCCGCCAAGTACGGCAACCGGTACGTGATCCTCGCCGGGATGCTGGCCATGGTCGTCTGCTTCGTCCTGATGACCACGGTCGACGCCGACTCCGGCTTCACGGTCCCGGCCCTCGCCCTCGGGCTGCTCGGCCTCGGCGCCGGTCTGGCGATGCCGGCCGCGGTGGGCGCGCTGATGAGCACCATCCCCGAGGACAAGGCGGGTGTCGGCTCGGCCCTGAACGACACCATCCAGCAGGCCGGCACGGCCCTGGGTATCGCGATCCTCGGCTCGCTGCTGTCGAGCGGCTTCACGTCCCGGATGCCGGCGGACGCACCGGACGAGGCGAAGCACTCGATCGCCGGGGCGCTGACGGTCGCGAACGGCGACACCGGCCTGGTCCGGGCGGCCCGGGAGGCGTTCACCGCCTCGATGTCGACGACCTTCATGGTCAGCGCGATCGGCGTCCTGGTCGCCGCCGTGGTCGCGACGCTGGTGATGCGCGACGACAGGACCGGCGGGGGCGACGAGCTCGATGGGGACGACAAGACCGGCGACAAGACCGGCGATGAGCAGGCCGGCGCGAGCAGGGCGGAACCGGCCGGGGCCGGGACGGAGTCGGCCAAGGGGGCAGAGTTGGTCGCCTGA
- a CDS encoding pirin family protein produces the protein MPAVTVENPLALPRVAAPADAVARPVLTVTTAPSGFEGEGFPVRRAFAGINYRHLDPFIMMDQMGEVDYAPGEPKGTPWHPHRGFETVTYIIDGIFDHQDSQGGGGTITNGDTQWMTAGSGLLHIEAPPESLVMSGGLFHGLQLWVNLPAKDKMMAPRYQDIRGGNVQLLTTADGGALLRVIAGELDGHDGPGITHTPITMVHATLAPGAELTLPWREDFNGLAYVLAGKGAVGAERRPIHLGQTAVFGAGSSLTVRADEQQDSHTPDLEVVLLGGRPIREPMAHYGPFVMNTKDELQQAFDDFQKGRLGTIPAVHGMSEGGL, from the coding sequence ATGCCTGCAGTGACCGTCGAGAACCCGCTGGCGCTGCCGCGAGTCGCCGCACCCGCGGACGCCGTGGCCCGTCCCGTACTCACCGTGACGACCGCGCCCAGCGGATTTGAGGGCGAGGGCTTCCCGGTGCGCCGAGCGTTCGCCGGGATCAATTACCGTCACCTGGACCCGTTCATCATGATGGACCAGATGGGCGAGGTCGACTACGCGCCCGGGGAGCCGAAGGGCACCCCGTGGCATCCGCACCGCGGCTTCGAGACCGTCACCTACATCATCGACGGCATCTTCGACCACCAGGACAGCCAGGGTGGCGGCGGCACCATCACCAACGGCGACACCCAGTGGATGACGGCCGGCTCGGGCCTGCTGCACATCGAGGCCCCGCCGGAGTCCCTGGTCATGTCCGGCGGTCTCTTCCACGGGCTCCAGCTGTGGGTGAACCTGCCGGCCAAGGACAAGATGATGGCGCCGCGCTACCAGGACATCCGCGGCGGCAACGTCCAGTTGCTCACCACTGCCGACGGCGGCGCGCTCCTGCGCGTCATCGCGGGCGAGCTGGACGGTCACGACGGTCCCGGTATCACCCACACCCCGATCACGATGGTCCACGCGACGCTGGCGCCGGGTGCGGAGCTGACCCTGCCGTGGCGCGAGGACTTCAACGGGCTGGCGTACGTGCTCGCGGGCAAGGGTGCGGTGGGCGCGGAGCGGCGTCCGATCCACCTGGGGCAGACCGCGGTCTTCGGCGCGGGTTCCTCGCTGACCGTCCGCGCGGACGAGCAGCAGGACTCCCACACGCCGGACCTCGAGGTCGTCCTCCTGGGCGGCCGGCCGATCCGTGAGCCGATGGCCCACTACGGCCCGTTCGTCATGAACACCAAGGACGAGCTCCAGCAGGCGTTCGACGATTTCCAGAAGGGGCGGCTGGGGACGATCCCGGCGGTGCACGGGATGTCGGAAGGCGGCCTGTAG
- a CDS encoding Bro-N domain-containing protein has product MYEQNNTPPDRSAEQQRDAIDISDFVFAATGARVRRMTTPDGQHWFVAADVATDLGYTNTRQALMWHVAATCQVSLGDLAQSVYGVDASSKIAGHRLKKSMKMVNLPGLIALVNGCTKPECLPFKAWVSDVIATIQREGSYALEPSPAQIPATGAPAYVMPQQVADAIVRLEQRNLAADEMLAACAGERNDLLRQISRSQDAIADALQNLAQALSRPGDRAGPTPEPRLTAQQLLAAWKAKNLVITDDVHSVAACLAPALVQGETCPRIEEIANRTGLPHDRVHDCLRMLMKRGCMRQVGCTPEGAPIYVLP; this is encoded by the coding sequence ATGTACGAGCAGAACAACACGCCGCCGGACCGGTCGGCGGAACAGCAGCGGGACGCGATCGACATCAGTGACTTCGTGTTCGCGGCGACGGGGGCGCGGGTGCGGAGGATGACCACGCCGGACGGCCAGCACTGGTTCGTGGCGGCGGACGTGGCCACGGATCTCGGCTACACAAACACGCGGCAAGCACTCATGTGGCATGTTGCAGCAACTTGCCAGGTGAGCTTGGGTGATCTTGCACAAAGCGTCTATGGAGTAGACGCTTCGAGCAAGATTGCAGGTCACCGGCTCAAGAAGTCGATGAAGATGGTGAATCTGCCCGGACTCATCGCCCTCGTCAACGGATGCACGAAGCCCGAGTGCCTGCCCTTCAAGGCCTGGGTCTCCGACGTGATCGCCACCATCCAGCGGGAGGGTTCCTACGCCCTGGAACCATCTCCCGCACAGATTCCCGCCACCGGCGCACCCGCCTACGTCATGCCCCAACAGGTCGCCGACGCCATCGTCCGGCTCGAACAACGCAACCTGGCGGCGGACGAGATGCTGGCGGCCTGCGCCGGCGAGCGCAACGACCTGCTCCGGCAGATCAGTCGCAGCCAGGACGCGATCGCCGACGCTCTTCAGAACCTCGCCCAGGCTCTGAGCCGACCCGGCGACCGCGCCGGCCCCACCCCGGAACCGAGGTTGACGGCCCAGCAGCTCCTCGCCGCCTGGAAGGCGAAGAACCTCGTCATCACCGACGACGTCCACTCGGTCGCGGCCTGCCTCGCCCCGGCGCTGGTGCAGGGCGAGACCTGCCCTCGCATCGAGGAGATCGCCAACCGCACGGGCCTGCCCCATGACCGCGTCCACGACTGCCTGCGGATGCTGATGAAGCGGGGGTGCATGCGACAGGTGGGATGCACCCCGGAGGGAGCGCCGATCTACGTACTGCCGTAA
- a CDS encoding AI-2E family transporter yields MDAPQPLLPDPVRRLGAWCGVALLVSGVVYVAIRLCVEFRTAVVPVLLALLGTALLGPLYRRLVKAKVNRSVAAGITCVAVVAVVGGAVYIVVAALIDTGDEIVTSLKSAAQGLAEHFGAAGTSLDDVASNARELLGKFGGTAASGVLSGVSVVGESIAMAVLALLLVFFFLRDSHKAIGSLRSVAPRQSGDLMEAMARRAFEAVEGFMRGTTLIAFIDALCITVGLLVLDVPGAVGLGALVFVGAYIPYLGAFISGAVAVLVALADRGFVIALWALGVVLAVQVLEGHVLQPMIQSRTVQMHPALVMLAITAGASVAGILGMLLAVPLTAAAFGVVHELRTRYGVPTESPADSPNDSAADSPNDSAGDSPNDSAAE; encoded by the coding sequence GTGGACGCACCGCAACCGCTCCTTCCCGACCCCGTTCGCCGTCTCGGAGCCTGGTGTGGCGTCGCCCTGCTCGTCTCCGGAGTCGTCTACGTCGCGATCCGGCTCTGTGTGGAGTTCCGTACGGCCGTCGTGCCCGTGCTGCTCGCGTTGCTCGGGACCGCGTTGCTCGGGCCTCTGTATCGGCGGCTGGTGAAGGCGAAGGTCAACCGGTCCGTCGCCGCCGGGATCACCTGTGTCGCGGTGGTCGCCGTCGTCGGTGGAGCCGTGTACATCGTGGTGGCCGCGCTCATCGACACCGGGGACGAGATCGTCACCTCGCTGAAGAGTGCGGCGCAGGGGCTCGCGGAGCATTTCGGGGCCGCCGGGACCTCCCTGGACGACGTCGCCTCCAACGCGCGGGAACTCCTCGGCAAGTTCGGGGGCACGGCGGCCTCCGGTGTCCTCAGCGGGGTCAGTGTCGTCGGCGAGTCCATCGCCATGGCCGTACTCGCGCTGCTGCTCGTCTTCTTCTTCCTGCGGGATTCCCACAAGGCCATCGGCAGCCTGCGGTCCGTGGCCCCGCGGCAGAGCGGTGACCTCATGGAAGCCATGGCCCGGCGGGCCTTCGAGGCCGTCGAGGGCTTCATGCGGGGGACCACGCTGATCGCCTTCATCGACGCTCTCTGCATCACCGTCGGGCTGCTCGTCCTCGATGTGCCGGGGGCCGTCGGACTGGGGGCGCTCGTCTTCGTGGGGGCCTACATTCCCTATCTCGGCGCGTTCATCTCCGGCGCCGTCGCCGTGCTCGTCGCGCTCGCCGACCGGGGGTTCGTGATCGCCCTGTGGGCGCTCGGGGTGGTGCTCGCGGTGCAGGTGCTGGAGGGGCACGTGCTGCAGCCGATGATCCAGAGCCGGACCGTCCAGATGCATCCGGCCCTGGTGATGCTCGCCATCACGGCGGGGGCCTCGGTGGCGGGGATCCTGGGGATGCTGCTCGCCGTACCGCTGACCGCCGCCGCCTTCGGCGTCGTACACGAGCTGCGGACGCGTTACGGAGTTCCGACGGAGTCCCCGGCCGATTCACCGAACGATTCCGCGGCGGATTCACCAAACGACTCCGCGGGCGATTCACCGAACGATTCCGCGGCGGAGTGA
- a CDS encoding SpoIIE family protein phosphatase, which translates to MRTGDPLPAVGEALVALATGLWRWDNDAGLVILDAEAARLVGLPARPTTLTEGAMRSRFHPVDWNEIDGIVRLAVAEGTLAEARLRIMDEHGRVIRTVRSRSKPIVDPATGEYELIGTLQEVAEPPPGTAARTPITGDWRRSREAFLLDAGRALAEARSTAEVLRVAAGLSMPGFSPDGLAVFGVEGDRLTIIGQHGQQPGDESSFSHMALATDYPAAEVVRTGRAVYLSTPQAYKSRYPAAWPLARHFGRHSWAFLPLTVAGRTMGAWMAAFAYPVAFTPDERSVLTTVARMLAQALSRAGLAESERELTDGLQRSMLPTLGPGIPGMSVAARYVPTGGGLQVGGDWYDMIPLPNGRFALVIGDVQGHDVRAAGVMGQLRIALRAYASEGHRPDAVLSRASRFLHGITYGDPDAADLRFATCLYVEADPTTGILDVARAGHPDPAIRMADGTVLARPTAGGLPLGIDPDADYPTTRITLEPGETLLLCTDGLIETGGHDMETGWKRIRAILEEHEGDLEELADALVQAVHGPSSHHTTGALADRREDDIAVLLLCRQGDGCGCDDTVVIRPTVRRTMLSVAQAEPERVAVARHQLRELLHDWRSADQVDSAVLLLSEVLTNVLVHTDADALLLAEVRGGRTGAGGAGGSDGAVRRRMRVEVTDTSDDLPHKRRPGELASSGRGLMLIELLADAWGVDPRGEGKSIWFELHEASDGPEADPSGEPAGGLFADPAGELSRHSAAESFGESPAESFGESAAESFGESAGDSVGTP; encoded by the coding sequence ATGCGTACTGGTGACCCCCTGCCCGCCGTGGGGGAGGCCCTCGTCGCTCTCGCGACCGGCCTGTGGCGCTGGGACAACGACGCGGGCCTCGTCATCCTGGACGCCGAGGCCGCGCGGCTGGTCGGGTTGCCCGCCCGGCCGACCACTCTCACCGAGGGGGCGATGCGCTCCCGCTTCCACCCCGTCGACTGGAACGAGATCGACGGCATAGTCCGGCTCGCCGTCGCCGAGGGCACCCTCGCGGAGGCCCGGCTGCGGATCATGGACGAACACGGCCGTGTCATCCGTACCGTGCGCAGCCGCTCCAAACCGATCGTCGACCCGGCCACCGGCGAGTACGAGCTGATCGGCACCCTCCAGGAGGTCGCCGAGCCGCCGCCGGGCACCGCCGCGCGCACCCCGATCACCGGCGACTGGCGCCGCTCCCGCGAGGCGTTCCTGCTGGACGCGGGCCGTGCGCTGGCCGAGGCCCGTTCCACGGCGGAGGTCCTGCGGGTCGCGGCCGGCCTGTCCATGCCGGGCTTCTCCCCGGACGGCCTGGCCGTCTTCGGTGTGGAGGGCGACCGCCTCACGATCATCGGCCAGCACGGCCAGCAGCCCGGCGACGAGAGCTCCTTCTCCCACATGGCCCTCGCGACGGACTACCCCGCCGCGGAGGTGGTCCGCACCGGCCGTGCCGTCTATCTCTCCACGCCCCAGGCCTACAAGTCCCGCTATCCGGCCGCCTGGCCGCTCGCCCGGCACTTCGGCCGTCACTCCTGGGCGTTCCTGCCGCTGACGGTGGCCGGCCGCACGATGGGCGCGTGGATGGCGGCCTTCGCCTATCCGGTGGCGTTCACGCCGGACGAGCGCTCGGTCCTGACGACCGTGGCGAGAATGCTCGCGCAGGCGCTGTCCCGGGCGGGCCTGGCGGAGTCGGAACGGGAGCTGACGGACGGCCTCCAGCGCTCGATGCTCCCCACCCTCGGTCCCGGGATTCCGGGCATGAGCGTCGCGGCCCGCTATGTGCCCACCGGCGGCGGCCTCCAGGTCGGCGGCGACTGGTACGACATGATCCCGCTGCCCAACGGCCGCTTCGCCCTGGTCATCGGTGACGTCCAGGGCCACGACGTCCGGGCGGCCGGCGTGATGGGCCAGCTCCGCATCGCCCTGCGCGCGTACGCCTCGGAGGGCCACCGCCCCGACGCGGTCCTCTCCCGCGCGTCCCGTTTCCTGCACGGGATCACCTACGGCGACCCGGACGCCGCCGACCTGCGCTTCGCGACCTGTCTGTACGTGGAGGCCGACCCGACGACCGGCATCCTGGACGTCGCCCGGGCCGGTCATCCCGATCCGGCGATCCGTATGGCGGACGGCACGGTCCTGGCCCGCCCGACGGCCGGCGGCCTTCCGCTGGGCATCGACCCGGACGCCGACTACCCCACCACCCGGATAACTCTGGAGCCCGGCGAGACGCTCCTGCTCTGCACCGACGGCCTGATCGAGACCGGCGGCCACGACATGGAGACCGGCTGGAAACGCATCCGCGCGATCCTCGAGGAACACGAGGGCGACCTGGAGGAACTGGCCGACGCCCTGGTCCAGGCCGTCCACGGCCCGTCCTCCCACCACACCACCGGCGCGCTGGCCGACCGCCGCGAGGACGACATCGCCGTACTCCTGCTGTGCCGGCAGGGGGACGGCTGCGGCTGCGACGACACGGTGGTCATACGCCCCACGGTCCGGCGCACGATGCTGTCGGTGGCCCAGGCGGAACCGGAACGGGTGGCGGTGGCCCGCCATCAGCTGCGGGAGCTGCTGCACGACTGGAGGTCGGCGGACCAGGTCGACTCGGCGGTGTTGCTGTTGTCCGAGGTGCTGACCAACGTCCTGGTCCACACCGACGCCGACGCGCTGCTGCTGGCCGAGGTGCGAGGCGGCCGGACCGGGGCGGGCGGAGCGGGCGGATCGGACGGGGCGGTTCGGCGCCGGATGCGGGTGGAGGTCACCGACACGAGCGACGACCTCCCGCACAAGCGCAGGCCCGGCGAGCTGGCCTCCTCGGGGCGCGGTCTGATGCTGATCGAACTGCTCGCGGACGCGTGGGGAGTGGATCCGAGGGGCGAGGGGAAGAGCATCTGGTTCGAGCTCCACGAGGCGTCGGACGGGCCCGAGGCGGACCCGTCCGGTGAGCCCGCCGGGGGGCTTTTCGCTGACCCCGCCGGGGAGTTGTCCCGTCACTCCGCCGCGGAATCGTTCGGTGAATCGCCCGCGGAGTCGTTTGGTGAATCCGCCGCGGAATCGTTCGGTGAATCGGCCGGGGACTCCGTCGGAACTCCGTAA
- the aspS gene encoding aspartate--tRNA ligase → MHRYRSHTCGELRASDVGTDVRLSGWLHNRRDLGGILFIDLRDHYGITQLVARPGTPAYAALDSLTKESTVRVDGQVVSRGTENVNPDLPTGEVEVEVSEVELLGAAQPLPFTINTEDGVNEERRLEYRFLDLRRERMHRNIMLRTSVISAIRHKMVTLGFNEMATPILTATSPEGARDFVVPSRLHAGRFYALPQAPQQFKQLLMISGFDRYFQIAPCFRDEDARADRSPGEFYQLDVEMSFVEQEDVFQPIERLMTELFTEFGGGREVTSPFPRIPFREAMLKYGSDKPDLRAKLELVDITDIFEGSEFKAFAGKHVRALPVPDVSAQSRKFFDQLGDYAVSQGAKGLAWVRVAEDGSLTGPIAKFLTEENVAELTKRLQLAAGHAVFFGAGEFDEVSKIMGAVRVEAARRAGHFEENVFRFCWIVDFPMFEKDEETGKIDFSHNPFSMPQGGMDALENQDPLDILAWQYDIVCNGVELSSGAIRNHEPDIMLKAFNIAGYDSETVEREFAGMLRALRFGAPPHGGIAPGVDRIVMLLADEPNIRETIAFPLNGNAQDLMMGAPTELDESRLRELHLTVRKPQPK, encoded by the coding sequence ATGCACCGGTACAGGTCCCACACCTGCGGCGAGCTCCGCGCCTCTGACGTCGGCACCGACGTCCGGCTGAGTGGCTGGCTGCACAATCGGCGCGACCTGGGCGGCATCCTCTTCATCGATCTGCGCGACCACTACGGCATCACGCAGCTCGTCGCCCGTCCCGGCACGCCCGCCTACGCCGCTCTCGACTCGCTGACCAAGGAGTCCACGGTCCGCGTCGACGGCCAGGTCGTCTCCCGTGGCACGGAGAACGTGAACCCCGACCTGCCGACCGGTGAGGTCGAGGTCGAGGTGAGCGAGGTCGAGCTGCTCGGTGCCGCCCAGCCGCTCCCCTTCACCATCAACACCGAGGACGGGGTCAACGAGGAGCGGCGCCTGGAGTACCGCTTCCTGGACCTGCGCCGCGAGCGCATGCACCGCAACATCATGCTGCGGACGTCGGTCATCTCCGCGATCCGGCACAAGATGGTCACCCTCGGCTTCAACGAGATGGCGACGCCGATCCTGACGGCGACCTCCCCCGAGGGCGCCCGTGACTTCGTCGTCCCCTCCCGTCTGCACGCGGGCAGGTTCTACGCCCTGCCGCAGGCGCCGCAGCAGTTCAAGCAGCTGCTGATGATCTCCGGCTTCGACCGCTACTTCCAGATCGCACCCTGCTTCCGGGACGAGGACGCGCGCGCGGACCGTTCGCCGGGCGAGTTCTACCAGCTCGACGTCGAGATGAGCTTCGTCGAGCAGGAGGACGTCTTCCAGCCGATCGAGCGGCTGATGACCGAGCTGTTCACGGAGTTCGGCGGCGGCCGTGAGGTCACCTCGCCGTTCCCGCGGATCCCGTTCCGCGAGGCGATGCTGAAGTATGGCTCCGACAAGCCGGACCTGCGCGCCAAGCTGGAGCTCGTCGACATCACCGACATCTTCGAGGGCTCGGAGTTCAAGGCGTTCGCCGGCAAGCACGTGCGCGCGCTGCCGGTGCCGGACGTCTCGGCGCAGTCCCGCAAGTTCTTCGACCAGCTCGGTGACTACGCCGTCTCGCAGGGTGCGAAGGGCCTGGCCTGGGTGCGCGTCGCCGAGGACGGCTCTCTCACCGGCCCGATCGCGAAGTTCCTGACCGAGGAGAACGTCGCCGAGCTGACGAAGCGGCTCCAGCTGGCCGCCGGTCACGCCGTGTTCTTCGGCGCGGGCGAGTTCGACGAGGTCTCGAAGATCATGGGCGCGGTGCGGGTCGAGGCCGCCCGGCGTGCCGGGCACTTCGAGGAGAACGTCTTCCGGTTCTGCTGGATCGTCGACTTCCCGATGTTCGAGAAGGACGAGGAGACCGGGAAGATCGACTTCTCGCACAACCCGTTCTCGATGCCCCAGGGCGGCATGGACGCCCTGGAGAACCAGGACCCGCTGGACATCCTGGCCTGGCAGTACGACATCGTCTGCAACGGCGTCGAGCTGTCCTCCGGCGCGATCCGGAACCACGAGCCCGACATCATGCTCAAGGCCTTCAACATCGCGGGCTACGACAGCGAGACGGTGGAGCGTGAGTTCGCCGGCATGCTGCGCGCGCTCCGCTTCGGCGCCCCGCCGCACGGTGGCATCGCGCCCGGCGTCGACCGCATCGTGATGCTGCTGGCGGACGAGCCCAACATCCGCGAGACGATCGCCTTCCCGCTCAACGGCAACGCCCAGGACCTGATGATGGGCGCGCCGACGGAGCTGGACGAGTCGCGGCTCAGGGAGCTGCACCTGACGGTGCGCAAGCCGCAGCCGAAGTAA